GGATCAGTGTAAGGCGTTAGCCGTCGTTTTTAGAGAAAAGGAACCTGAAACTCTCATACTTCAAAGCGTATTCTCACCGTCCGTTCGTGAATCTCAATTGGATGCTTTCCCAGCGCATGTGAAATTTCATCTTCCTTTGGATTTTCCATGGGCTTACGCTTTTATTTTCGAAAAATTTCATCCGGAACTACTGATTCTCATGGCTTGGGATCGTTGGCCGAATTTATTACTCGAGGCAAGAAGGCGAGGAGCTCTTACGATTTTAGCAAGCGCGGTCTTAACTCCGCCCGAAGGTTTTTTCAAAGAGCGTTTTTATCGTTCCGTCTTCGGTTTGTTCGATCGAATTTTTCCTTCTCATACTTCCGCCGAACAAAGCTTTCGAAATTTATTGGGATCTTCCGCGAAAATCAAGACGTTGGGGGATTGTAGAATAGATACTGTGATTCGAAAAGTTGAATCGAACCCTCGACGCTTTGAAAGACCTGAGAACTATCCTTTTTCAAAAATATTTCTGCTCGCATCCACGTATGAAGAATGCGAAAATCTATTGTTACCTCTATTGTCCGAACCTTCCCTTCAGGATTTCGCGTTCTGGATTTTCCCTCATAAAACCGATTCGTCCAGAATTCAATCGGTTCTCGGCCAGGTCAAAAAGCGGACAGAAAACTATTGTCTATTTAGTTCAAAGCCCTTCGAAAAAATCGATTCGCGAGTTATCATATTCGATGTTTTAGGCCTGTTAGCTTATGCTTACCAAGTAGTGGATTTCGCCTATGTCGGAGGCGCTTTGCATAACCGAGTACACAATGTCTTGGAACCCGCGTATTTCGGTCTTCCACTATTAACCGGCCCAAGAATCGATCATTCTCCTGAGGCCAAGGAATTGAACCGTCACGGAGGACTCTTCATCATTCGAAATCGGGAAGACGTGATTCCGATCCTTTCCTTATCGGAAGAAAAAAAGACGGAGATTGCGGAAACAAATCGATCCTTCTTGGAAACCGGACGCGGAGCGGGAGATAGAATCTATAGAGCTTTGCGCGACTAAGAATCTTCAGGTCAAAGCGCCCTGGTTCGGGAGTCATTCTCCGCTTTGAAAAAAGGTTTTCTCCTGCCGCTCGGTCGCAGAGACTGGGGAGGAAATGCCCATCTACCGTTGTACGGCCGTAAGCCTCAGAACGACCC
The sequence above is a segment of the Leptospira fainei serovar Hurstbridge str. BUT 6 genome. Coding sequences within it:
- a CDS encoding 3-deoxy-D-manno-octulosonic acid transferase; the protein is MVFIYRILTILLWPPLYVFSFIIPAAREFLRIRSDDKKKILAASLPGSNQRVVWLHAASVGELDQCKALAVVFREKEPETLILQSVFSPSVRESQLDAFPAHVKFHLPLDFPWAYAFIFEKFHPELLILMAWDRWPNLLLEARRRGALTILASAVLTPPEGFFKERFYRSVFGLFDRIFPSHTSAEQSFRNLLGSSAKIKTLGDCRIDTVIRKVESNPRRFERPENYPFSKIFLLASTYEECENLLLPLLSEPSLQDFAFWIFPHKTDSSRIQSVLGQVKKRTENYCLFSSKPFEKIDSRVIIFDVLGLLAYAYQVVDFAYVGGALHNRVHNVLEPAYFGLPLLTGPRIDHSPEAKELNRHGGLFIIRNREDVIPILSLSEEKKTEIAETNRSFLETGRGAGDRIYRALRD